A genomic window from Anthonomus grandis grandis chromosome 4, icAntGran1.3, whole genome shotgun sequence includes:
- the LOC126734792 gene encoding pyroglutamyl-peptidase 1 isoform X2 has product MEKVPESSNILVTGFGPFGIHNVNASWEAVKSLPDKIQGYRIIKEEIPVSYKHVEDNIPLLWLQYQPKLVVHVGVSALAEEITIETCSNKTGYLRPDVEEKCLPNSEARCGTDHCLKTGISTKAICERVNKHPKIKACTSADAGRYLCEYIYYISLNQDNKRTLFIHVPPLDKPYSKAELTEALEEVIKAALELISEEEKGYDYYLPPEASRIYKNGRAAAMT; this is encoded by the exons ATG gaaaaggTGCCCGAATCTAGTAACATTCTAGTGACGGGTTTCGGTCCATTTGGGATCCATAACGTAAATGCTAGTTGGGAAGCGGTTAAATCCCTTCCCGATAAAATTCAAGGATACCGAATCATTAAAGAAGAAATCCCagtttcctataaacatgttgAAGATAATATACCTCTTTTATGGCTTCAGTATCAACCCAAG ctaGTGGTTCATGTGGGCGTATCCGCTTTAGCAGAAGAAATAACCATCGAAACGTGTTCAAACAAGACTGGATATCTTAGACCAGATGTAGAGGAAAAATGCCTACCAAATTCGGAAGCGCGTTGTGGTACAGACCACTGCTTAAAAACTGGGATAAGTACGAAAGCGATTTGCGAAAGAGTTAACAAACACCCAAAAATTAAGGCTTGCACTTCTGCTGACGCTGGAAG gtatCTCTGcgaatatatttattatatatcccTAAATCAGGATAACAAACGAACCCTCTTCATTCATGTTCCCCCATTGGATAAGCCCTACAGCAAAGCAGAATTGACAGAAGCTCTTGAGGAAGTTATAAAAGCAGCACTAGAATTAATAAGTGAAGAAGAAAAAGGGTATGATTATTATCTTCCACCAGAAGCAAGTCGGATTTACAAGAATGGTAGAGCTGCTGCAATGACTTAG
- the LOC126734792 gene encoding pyroglutamyl-peptidase 1 isoform X1, producing the protein MRLWYFVPILPVCILLARKEKVPESSNILVTGFGPFGIHNVNASWEAVKSLPDKIQGYRIIKEEIPVSYKHVEDNIPLLWLQYQPKLVVHVGVSALAEEITIETCSNKTGYLRPDVEEKCLPNSEARCGTDHCLKTGISTKAICERVNKHPKIKACTSADAGRYLCEYIYYISLNQDNKRTLFIHVPPLDKPYSKAELTEALEEVIKAALELISEEEKGYDYYLPPEASRIYKNGRAAAMT; encoded by the exons ATGAGGCTTTGGTATTTTGTTCCTATTTTACCTGTTTGTATATTGTTGGCTAGaaaa gaaaaggTGCCCGAATCTAGTAACATTCTAGTGACGGGTTTCGGTCCATTTGGGATCCATAACGTAAATGCTAGTTGGGAAGCGGTTAAATCCCTTCCCGATAAAATTCAAGGATACCGAATCATTAAAGAAGAAATCCCagtttcctataaacatgttgAAGATAATATACCTCTTTTATGGCTTCAGTATCAACCCAAG ctaGTGGTTCATGTGGGCGTATCCGCTTTAGCAGAAGAAATAACCATCGAAACGTGTTCAAACAAGACTGGATATCTTAGACCAGATGTAGAGGAAAAATGCCTACCAAATTCGGAAGCGCGTTGTGGTACAGACCACTGCTTAAAAACTGGGATAAGTACGAAAGCGATTTGCGAAAGAGTTAACAAACACCCAAAAATTAAGGCTTGCACTTCTGCTGACGCTGGAAG gtatCTCTGcgaatatatttattatatatcccTAAATCAGGATAACAAACGAACCCTCTTCATTCATGTTCCCCCATTGGATAAGCCCTACAGCAAAGCAGAATTGACAGAAGCTCTTGAGGAAGTTATAAAAGCAGCACTAGAATTAATAAGTGAAGAAGAAAAAGGGTATGATTATTATCTTCCACCAGAAGCAAGTCGGATTTACAAGAATGGTAGAGCTGCTGCAATGACTTAG
- the LOC126734795 gene encoding vesicle transport protein USE1 yields the protein MGLSRQEINLRRLLAKCELLSKNQKEDERFEKYISTLEEMVQEVKKNTDTPIESIKNYQSRIKNIKLKLGITTISKFDEFNDPLAMREELLGLRNRNVKQNMAPESADLDQVLKYQEDFQNKIAEEMLEFTKTLKEQSELANKIIKKDTEVVSNSTQLTDQNYSKLMVESTKLAEHTKRAWKCWLWIILAIVFIVFINMVLFMKVMKKSK from the exons ATGGGACTATCCAGGCAGGAAATTAATTTACGAAGACTGTTGGCCAAATGTGAACTTCTGAGTAAAAACCAGAAAGAGGACGAAAGATtcgaaaaatatataagtaCTTTGGAGGAAATGGTGCAAGAAGTAAAGAAAAATACTGA TACACCAATAGAGTCGATAAAGAATTATCAAAGTagaataaagaatataaaattgaaactaGGCATTACAACTATAAGCAAATTCGACGAATTTAATGATCCACTTGCTATGAGGGAAGAATTATTAG ggTTGCGGAACAGGAATGTGAAACAAAACATGGCTCCTGAATCCGCTGATTTAGATCAAGTTTTGAAATACCAGGAGGATTTCCAAAACAAAATAGCGGAGGAAATGCTTGAATTTACGAAAACTTTGAAAGAGCAGTCTGAACTCGCGAATAAAATCATTAAGAAGGATACTGAG gtTGTGAGTAATTCAACACAATTAACTGAccaaaattattccaaattgatGGTTGAATCAACTAAATTAGCTGAACATACTAAAAGAGCCTGGAAATGCTGGTTGTGGATTATTTTAGCTATTGTGTTCATAGTTTTTATAA ATATGGTTTTATTCATGAAAGTTATGAAGAAAAGTAAATGA
- the LOC126734784 gene encoding septin-interacting protein 1: MEDEMERFEITDYDLENEFTIKHRKGLSKHQQIYGIWADDSDEDSGEKKHNRSSKKPKNYSAPIGFVTGGVQQAGKKEKLKEEEKMEDDNSDIDEKPSTSFNMQRSSDSEEEMPSRIGFGSSRKSSQPPQQSTVTEVISDIAGFRTRNKVDPSLINQGMGNWEKHTKGIGAKLLLQMGYEPGKGLGKDLQGISAPVQAHLRKGRGAIGAYGPEKSASVPKLKAEDVKLQEEQGKGSSRWNKADVGGKNTRYYYRSVDDVIEKGKKPGYNLGSSSEMTKVKVIDMTGPQQRVLSGYHALSGLKAPPGVEHFEDVVHKKCQNFALPEIQHNLDLLVDMCEQEIIRVDRDSRHVQDKMVALKQEKVSLQDTIMQEEKLVDKLKYVLDIVDRLLDPSQDYSLGQIGEIFLRLSKDYPEEYSRYELAELAPGLVGPLLTSALANWNPLEQPGQYMDFFKQWQNILSEKKDGNKVGILPYDSLLWHTWVPVLRTCITNWKPRDCDPMIALIEAWKPILPVWILNNTFDQMIMPRILKEVKDWNPLTDTIPIHLWIHPWIPILNDRLQEKVYPVIQEKLGTALSGWHPSDGSAKLMLLPWQRALSQGTFMAFLCKHIVPKLQECMQSMVINPHQQLLDPWQWVVNWKDMLSVPNITLILDKFFFPRWLQTLAMWLNQNPNYTQVTEWYLGWKRMLSEDLLTQPTIKESFHKALEMMNRAVGLIQQPGAKESISYLSNNELNTTPLPPPPPKIDSIAEAVRTAAKIPQGFKDLVMKRCEERGILFVPIQNKYHEAKQVYRIGSNGVQCYIDRNVIFYSQNSPTWIPTSLNRLLDISS, from the coding sequence ATGGAGGATGAAATGGAACGTTTTGAAATCACAGATTATGATCTAGAAAATGAGTTTACAATCAAACATAGAAAAGGCCTAAGTAAGCATCAGCAAATCTATGGTATATGGGCGGACGACAGCGATGAAGATTCCGGTGAAAAGAAGCACAATAGGAGCAGCAAAAAGCCTAAGAACTATTCAGCCCCTATTGGGTTTGTCACAGGTGGTGTACAACAAGCAGGCAAGAAAGAGAAGCTAAAAGAGGAGGAGAAAATGGAAGATGATAATTCAGATATTGATGAAAAACCAAGTACATCTTTTAATATGCAAAGGAGTTCAGATTCTGAAGAAGAAATGCCTTCGAGAATTGGATTTGGATCTTCTCGCAAATCTTCCCAGCCACCACAACAATCCACAGTAACAGAAGTCATTTCTGATATTGCTGGGTTTAGAACAAGAAACAAAGTAGATCCCTCATTAATAAACCAAGGAATGGGTAACTGGGAAAAGCACACTAAGGGAATAGGAGCGAAGTTACTTCTTCAGATGGGGTATGAGCCAGGAAAAGGTCTCGGCAAAGACCTGCAGGGCATATCTGCACCTGTACAGGCACATCTGCGGAAAGGTAGGGGTGCTATAGGAGCTTATGGTCCAGAAAAAAGTGCTAGTGTCCCAAAACTGAAGGCTGAAGATGTAAAACTTCAAGAAGAACAAGGCAAAGGATCCTCTAGATGGAATAAAGCGGATGTTGGTGGGAAAAACACCCGCTATTATTATAGGAGTGTAGATGATGTTATTGAAAAGGGCAAAAAACCTGGATATAATTTAGGTTCATCTAGTGAAATGACAAAAGTAAAAGTGATAGACATGACTGGGCCACAACAGAGGGTTCTTAGTGGTTATCATGCACTTAGTGGTCTTAAAGCACCGCCAGGAGTCGAGCATTTCGAAGATGTTGTGcacaaaaaatgccaaaattttgCCTTGCCTGAAATCCAACATAATCTGGATCTTTTAGTGGATATGTGTGAACAGGAGATTATAAGGGTGGATAGAGATAGTAGGCATGTACAAGATAAAATGGTAGCACTAAAACAGGAGAAAGTTTCTCTACAAGACACTATTATGCAAGAAGAAAAACTAGTTGACAAACTAAAATATGTGTTGGATATAGTGGACAGGTTATTGGACCCTTCTCAGGACTACTCATTGGGCCAAATTGGAGAGATTTTCTTAAGATTGTCTAAAGACTATCCAGAAGAATATAGTCGCTATGAGTTAGCAGAACTTGCTCCAGGTTTAGTTGGTCCACTTTTAACATCAGCATTAGCAAATTGGAATCCATTAGAACAGCCAGGCCAATATATGGACTTTTTTAAgcaatggcaaaatatattgaGTGAGAAAAAAGATGGAAATAAAGTGGGAATATTGCCTTATGATAGTCTTTTATGGCATACTTGGGTGCCTGTGCTGAGGACTTGTATTACTAATTGGAAACCAAGAGATTGTGACCCTATGATTGCACTTATAGAAGCCTGGAAGCCAATTTTGCCAGTCTGGATTCTAAATAACACCTTTGATCAAATGATTATGCCTAGGATTTTAAAGGAGGTAAAGGATTGGAATCCTTTGACAGACACCATTCCAATACATTTGTGGATTCACCCATGGATACCTATTTTAAATGATAGACTGCAAGAAAAAGTTTATCCAGTAATTCAAGAAAAACTAGGAACAGCTTTGAGTGGTTGGCATCCATCAGATGGCTCTGCAAAGCTTATGCTCCTTCCTTGGCAAAGGGCTTTATCACAGGGAACATTCATGGCATTCTTGTGCAAACATATTGTACCCAAATTACAGGAATGTATGCAGTCCATGGTTATTAATCCTCACCAGCAGCTTCTGGACCCCTGGCAGTGGGTGGTGAACTGGAAAGATATGTTATCTGTGCCAAATATAACTTTGATTTTGGACAAGTTCTTCTTTCCCAGATGGTTGCAGACACTGGCAATGTGGCTTAATCAAAATCCCAACTACACTCAAGTAACAGAATGGTACTTGGGTTGGAAAAGAATGCTTTCAGAAGACTTACTAACTCAACCAACAATAAAAGAGAGTTTCCATAAAGCTTTGGAAATGATGAACAGAGCTGTCGGTTTGATTCAACAACCAGGAGCGAAAGAATCAATCTCATATTTGTCTAATAATGAATTGAATACTACTCCACTACCTCCTCCCCCTCCTAAGATTGATAGTATAGCAGAAGCTGTAAGGACAGCTGCAAAGATACCACAAGGGTTTAAGGATTTGGTAATGAAAAGATGTGAAGAGAGAGGTATTCTATTTGTtccaatacaaaataaatatcatgAAGCCAAGCAGGTTTATAGAATTGGTTCAAATGGAGTGCAGTGTTATATTGATAggaatgttattttttacaGTCAAAATAGTCCAACATGGATACCAACCTCTCTTAATAGATTACTGgatatttcttcttaa